A region of Ictidomys tridecemlineatus isolate mIctTri1 chromosome 4, mIctTri1.hap1, whole genome shotgun sequence DNA encodes the following proteins:
- the LOC101966409 gene encoding olfactory receptor 10AG1-like — protein MQSRTVNPQKENVKITETNLTSVEGFVLLGFSDIPTLHWFLFGTFLVIYLIILLGNGIIILITGIEPTLKTPMYFFISNFSFLEICYVSVTLPRMLIDLWTQKGNISFFACATQMCFFLILGATECFLLAVMAYDRYVAICNPLHYPLVMSHKICVRLVVGCWIIAIPFHVGQTCQIFSLPFCDSNQIHHFFCDIPPMLKLACGDIFVNEMMVYVFAVLFVTVPFMLILGSYSRIISTILKLPSNTGRAKAFSTCSSHLIVVLLFYGSASITYLNSKSNQYEGTDKLLSLFYTILTPMFNPLIYSLRNKDVTEALRKFLLKSLTL, from the coding sequence atgcagtcAAGAACTGTAAATCCACAGAAAGAAAACGTGAAAATCACAGAAACCAACCTTACTTCAGTGGAGGGCTTTGTTCTCTTGGGCTTTTCTGATATTCCCACATTGCACTGGTTTCTCTTCGGAACGTTCTTAGTCATCTACCTGATTATCCTGCTGGGGAATGGCATCATCATTCTAATAACGGGGATAGAGCCCACTCTGAAGACTCCCATGTACTTTTTTATcagtaatttttctttcctggaaatCTGTTATGTGTCTGTCACACTTCCCAGAATGCTTATAGATCTTTGGACCCAGaagggaaatatttctttttttgcctgTGCTACACAAATGTGCTTTTTCCTCATACTGGGAGCCACAGAATGTTTCCTTCTGgcagtgatggcctatgaccgctatgtggccatctgtaacCCTCTGCACTACCCTCTAGTCATGAGCCATAAGATCTGTGTCCGGCTGGTAGTTGGTTGCTGGATCATTGCAATTCCATTTCACGTAGGGCAGACCTGCCAGATTTTCTCTCTGCCCTTCTGTGATTCGAACCAAATTCaccacttcttctgtgacatTCCCCCAATGCTCAAGCTGGCTTGTGGGGACATCTTTGTGAATGAGATGATGGTTTATGTATTTGCTGTACTATTTGTCACTGTTCCCTTTATGTTGATCCTTGGGTCCTACAGCAGAATTATCTCAACCATCCTGAAGCTGCCATCAAACACTGGGAGGGCCAAAGCCTTTTCCACTTGCTCGTCCCACCTTATAGTTGTACTTTTATTCTATGGATCAGCCAGTATTACCTATTTAAACAGCAAATCCAATCAGTATGAAGGAACAGACAAGCTGCtctctcttttctacaccattttgaCCCCAATGTTCAATCCATTGATATACAGTCTGCGCAACAAAGACGTTACAGAGGCATTAAGAAAATTTCTTCTCAAATCGTTAACATTGTGA